One window of Streptomyces sp. NBC_00273 genomic DNA carries:
- a CDS encoding lysophospholipid acyltransferase family protein has translation MKRLTGPMLRTAVRLEAVGMENVPQSNGVILASNHLSLVDSTFLPLVLDRQVTFMAKAEYFEGGSWPTRIVSSFMRGSGQVPVDRENQRAAVASLDACLRVVKDGGVFCIYPEGTRSPDGRLYRAKTGVAWLALKSGAPVVPVAMSGTDRVLPPGRVLPRPAKVKVTFGKPVDLSLHGDSAADAGARRAVSDLIVQAIAEVSGQEYVPVYAARAKEQG, from the coding sequence TTGAAGCGGCTGACCGGACCGATGCTGCGTACCGCGGTGCGGCTCGAAGCCGTGGGCATGGAGAATGTGCCGCAGTCGAACGGCGTCATTCTCGCGTCCAACCACCTGTCCCTCGTGGACTCCACCTTCCTGCCGCTGGTACTGGACCGACAGGTGACCTTCATGGCGAAGGCGGAGTACTTTGAGGGAGGTTCCTGGCCGACGCGGATCGTCTCGTCCTTCATGCGGGGCAGTGGGCAGGTTCCAGTTGACCGCGAGAACCAACGGGCGGCGGTAGCCTCGCTTGACGCGTGTCTTCGGGTGGTGAAGGACGGCGGCGTCTTCTGCATCTACCCCGAGGGCACACGCTCCCCGGACGGCCGGCTCTACCGGGCCAAGACGGGCGTGGCATGGCTGGCTCTCAAGTCCGGCGCGCCCGTGGTGCCGGTAGCCATGAGCGGCACCGATCGCGTCCTGCCGCCCGGGCGGGTGCTTCCGCGTCCGGCCAAGGTCAAGGTCACCTTCGGCAAGCCCGTCGACCTCTCCTTGCACGGGGACTCCGCCGCTGACGCTGGTGCCCGAAGGGCTGTCTCTGACCTGATTGTGCAGGCCATAGCGGAGGTCTCCGGCCAGGAGTACGTGCCCGTCTACGCGGCAAGGGCGAAGGAGCAGGGCTGA
- a CDS encoding STAS domain-containing protein, whose amino-acid sequence MGGIEDREGPTQEVWEDGEGLRLIGHVGGEMDIDRAPMLSHALHAAITRPGGPEEIVIDMSDLSFCDSAGLSVLIGARRTAAEHGRRITLRGQQPQFLRLLDVTGATGLFQISGT is encoded by the coding sequence ATGGGCGGTATCGAAGATCGAGAAGGCCCCACACAGGAGGTGTGGGAGGACGGGGAGGGCCTACGCCTAATCGGGCACGTCGGTGGTGAGATGGACATTGACCGCGCTCCGATGCTGAGCCATGCCCTGCACGCGGCGATCACCCGGCCCGGCGGGCCCGAAGAGATCGTCATCGACATGTCCGACCTGTCGTTCTGTGACTCTGCCGGCCTCAGCGTCCTGATCGGTGCCCGGCGCACCGCGGCAGAACACGGGCGGCGTATCACCCTGCGGGGCCAACAACCCCAGTTCTTGCGGCTGTTGGACGTAACCGGCGCCACTGGCCTCTTTCAGATCAGCGGGACCTGA
- a CDS encoding TetR/AcrR family transcriptional regulator, which translates to MDVEGPLRERLVDAGVELVLSEGTASVGLREIARRAGVSHGAPRRYFPTHRALLSAIARRGFEELGARSAAATAGTAVPRDELAALARVYVAYALERRGMFELMFRHDMLDSGEQGGTPDGPRLREATLPMFQRLTELVARCRAQALEPSAAVTAAALWANLHGIAQLRSWGSLQLALGGEGSDSHNRLIEAALDAHLGPMAS; encoded by the coding sequence ATGGATGTCGAAGGGCCCTTGCGGGAGCGACTGGTCGATGCCGGTGTAGAGCTGGTGCTGTCTGAGGGCACCGCTTCGGTCGGTCTTCGGGAGATCGCCCGCCGGGCAGGCGTGTCGCACGGTGCGCCGCGGCGCTACTTCCCGACACACCGGGCGCTGTTGTCGGCCATCGCGCGCAGAGGCTTCGAGGAGCTGGGCGCGCGGTCCGCCGCAGCCACGGCAGGGACTGCCGTGCCGCGTGATGAGTTGGCGGCGCTGGCGCGGGTGTACGTCGCCTACGCACTGGAACGGCGCGGCATGTTCGAGTTGATGTTCCGTCACGACATGCTCGACAGCGGCGAGCAGGGTGGAACTCCGGACGGGCCTCGGCTGAGGGAGGCGACGCTCCCGATGTTCCAGCGCCTCACCGAGCTCGTCGCTCGGTGCCGGGCACAGGCGCTGGAGCCTTCGGCGGCAGTCACCGCGGCTGCCCTGTGGGCGAACCTGCACGGCATCGCCCAATTGAGGTCCTGGGGCAGCCTGCAACTCGCCCTCGGCGGCGAGGGTTCCGACAGTCACAACCGGTTGATCGAAGCTGCGCTGGACGCCCATCTCGGGCCGATGGCCTCATGA
- a CDS encoding NF041680 family putative transposase, with amino-acid sequence MSFPAATSASEALDVLSRFRVEFYESLYARADVLFELTDAVLCTDGPVKTLVELSLAHEMRRGHGALYAALDKGWCEPARMRRALADLPLPRVTDGRIALAVDVSNWLRPDANTSPDRLFCHVHGRRADRSCDQLIPGWPYSFVAALESGRTSWCALLDAVRLGPADDATTVTAAQLREVVTRIIAAGHWHDGDLDMLVVMDAGYDSAYLSHALADLPVVLVGRLRSDRVMLRDAGPSRSGPRGGRPRKHGGVLTFAKPESWHAPAVTTLTDTTRYGKAEAMAWDRMHPRLTHRGPWLEHAAEELPLLHGTLIRLTVERLPGEATPKPVWLWCSATGAAPATVDLWWRTFLRRFDIEHTFRMIKQTLGWTAPRVRHPAAADLWTWLIIAAHTQLRLARPLAEVLRRPWERPVKTERLSPARVRRGFRNLRRKAARPAAAPKPGRPGPGRPPGSRNQHKARIQDVGKTVKRAETIKEHEQQRG; translated from the coding sequence ATGAGTTTCCCTGCCGCCACGTCCGCAAGCGAGGCGTTGGACGTCTTGTCCCGCTTTCGGGTTGAGTTCTACGAGAGCCTGTACGCCCGCGCGGACGTGCTCTTCGAGCTGACCGACGCGGTGCTGTGCACCGATGGCCCGGTCAAGACACTGGTCGAGCTTTCCCTCGCGCATGAGATGCGGCGCGGGCACGGCGCCCTGTACGCGGCTTTGGACAAGGGCTGGTGCGAACCGGCCCGTATGCGCCGGGCACTGGCCGACCTCCCGCTGCCCCGCGTCACCGACGGCCGCATCGCGTTGGCGGTGGATGTCTCCAATTGGCTGCGTCCCGACGCGAACACCAGCCCTGACCGGCTCTTCTGCCACGTCCACGGCCGCCGCGCCGACCGCAGCTGCGACCAGCTGATCCCCGGCTGGCCCTACTCCTTCGTCGCGGCCCTCGAATCGGGCCGCACCTCCTGGTGTGCCCTGCTGGACGCCGTCCGCCTGGGGCCGGCTGACGACGCCACCACGGTTACCGCCGCCCAGCTGCGTGAAGTCGTCACCCGCATTATCGCCGCAGGCCACTGGCACGACGGTGACCTCGACATGCTGGTTGTGATGGACGCCGGCTACGACAGCGCCTACCTCTCCCACGCCTTGGCCGATCTGCCCGTGGTTCTGGTCGGGCGCCTGCGCTCGGATCGCGTCATGCTCCGCGACGCGGGCCCGTCCCGCTCCGGCCCTCGGGGTGGGCGGCCGCGCAAGCACGGCGGCGTGCTGACCTTCGCCAAGCCGGAGTCCTGGCACGCACCGGCGGTCACCACGTTGACGGACACCACCCGCTACGGGAAGGCGGAGGCGATGGCCTGGGACCGCATGCACCCCCGCCTGACCCATCGCGGACCCTGGCTGGAGCATGCCGCAGAAGAACTCCCGCTGCTGCACGGCACGTTGATCCGTCTCACCGTGGAACGACTGCCCGGCGAGGCCACCCCCAAGCCGGTGTGGCTGTGGTGCTCGGCCACCGGCGCCGCCCCGGCCACCGTGGACCTGTGGTGGCGGACGTTCCTGCGCAGGTTCGACATCGAGCACACCTTCAGAATGATCAAGCAGACACTCGGCTGGACCGCACCCCGTGTCCGTCACCCCGCCGCGGCCGACCTGTGGACCTGGCTGATCATCGCCGCACACACCCAGCTCCGCCTCGCCCGCCCCCTCGCCGAGGTCCTACGCCGCCCCTGGGAACGCCCCGTGAAGACCGAACGGCTGTCCCCAGCCCGCGTCCGGCGGGGGTTTCGCAACCTCCGCCGGAAGGCGGCCCGTCCCGCAGCCGCACCGAAACCGGGCAGGCCCGGCCCTGGGCGTCCGCCCGGCAGCCGCAACCAGCACAAGGCCCGCATCCAGGACGTCGGCAAGACCGTGAAACGCGCCGAAACGATCAAGGAACACGAACAGCAGCGAGGTTAA
- a CDS encoding SDR family oxidoreductase — MGPVTLITGGSTGIGAATARALLKEGHRVAVSGRDADKLAAFAATAGAGERLLTITGDTSDEHDVAAAVRRVADTWGRLDNAIANAGFSLPGNLESHAPEDMRAMILTNVLGPALLVRETLPQLRESKGRIVLMGSVAGVRHTPGNLYSVTKWAVHALAENTRLLVGQDGVGVTVVAPGVVDTPFWDERGGSPETALTAEQIANTVVFALNQPAGVDINHITMRPTGQLG, encoded by the coding sequence ATGGGACCCGTCACGCTGATCACCGGGGGCTCGACCGGCATTGGTGCCGCCACCGCCCGAGCCCTGCTCAAGGAGGGCCACCGGGTGGCTGTCAGCGGACGGGACGCGGACAAGCTGGCCGCCTTCGCCGCCACGGCCGGAGCGGGCGAGCGGCTGCTGACGATCACCGGGGACACCAGCGACGAGCACGACGTGGCCGCCGCCGTGCGCCGCGTGGCGGACACCTGGGGCCGGCTGGACAACGCCATTGCCAACGCCGGGTTCTCGTTGCCCGGGAATCTGGAGAGCCACGCCCCCGAGGACATGCGGGCCATGATCCTCACCAACGTCCTGGGCCCGGCGCTGCTGGTGCGGGAGACCCTGCCGCAGCTCAGGGAGTCCAAGGGCCGGATCGTGCTGATGGGTTCGGTCGCGGGAGTGCGCCACACGCCCGGCAACCTGTACTCGGTCACCAAATGGGCCGTGCACGCGCTGGCCGAGAACACACGGCTGCTGGTCGGCCAGGACGGGGTCGGCGTGACCGTCGTCGCTCCCGGGGTGGTGGACACCCCGTTCTGGGACGAGCGCGGCGGCAGCCCCGAGACGGCGCTGACCGCCGAGCAGATCGCGAACACGGTCGTCTTCGCCCTCAACCAGCCTGCGGGCGTGGACATCAACCACATCACCATGCGGCCGACCGGGCAGCTCGGCTGA
- a CDS encoding response regulator transcription factor, translating to MTIRVVLTDDQPLVRAALQMVITDTADIEVVGEAGDGAEAVRLTEELAPDVVVMDLRMPGMDGIEATRLITKGTGSARVVVLTTFDDDDYVYGALHAGASGFLLKDMALDDILSAIRIVAAGDALIAPAVTRRLIKDFTARPAASPPRRAELGAITAREREVLTLVGRGLSNTEIAGELCISIATAKTYLTRLLAKLNARDRVQLVILAYEAGLVATSQ from the coding sequence ATGACCATCCGCGTCGTACTTACCGACGACCAGCCCCTGGTCCGCGCCGCCCTGCAGATGGTCATCACCGACACCGCGGACATCGAGGTGGTGGGCGAGGCCGGAGACGGCGCGGAAGCGGTACGACTGACGGAGGAACTCGCCCCCGACGTCGTCGTGATGGACCTCCGCATGCCCGGCATGGACGGCATCGAGGCCACCCGGCTGATCACGAAGGGCACCGGCTCCGCACGCGTCGTCGTCCTGACGACCTTCGACGACGACGACTACGTCTACGGGGCCCTGCACGCCGGCGCGTCCGGATTCCTCCTCAAGGACATGGCCCTGGACGACATCCTCTCCGCAATCCGGATCGTTGCCGCCGGGGACGCTCTGATCGCACCAGCCGTCACACGCCGGCTGATCAAAGATTTCACCGCCCGACCCGCAGCGTCACCGCCGCGGCGGGCAGAGCTCGGCGCCATCACCGCCCGGGAACGCGAGGTGCTGACCCTCGTCGGCAGGGGCCTGTCCAATACGGAGATCGCAGGCGAGCTCTGCATCAGCATCGCCACCGCCAAGACCTACCTGACCCGCCTGCTCGCCAAGCTCAATGCCCGCGACCGGGTACAGCTGGTAATCCTGGCCTACGAGGCGGGCCTGGTGGCAACATCCCAGTGA